A stretch of DNA from Vibrio rhizosphaerae:
GAAGATCAGACGACCAGACATCCACCACCGGCTTGAAACCACTCAAACGATATCAGTACGAACATTATGCCGTACTCTGTAGACTTGCCTACCCTCGCATATTTCGGCATACCCGTTATGGCTTTGACCCTAACGGACAACGCATCATCCGGGATCGATACGGTAAGACAATGATTCGGGTGCTGTGGAGCCGCAAAAAAGATGAAGTGGTGGTTGTATTCAAAGGCTCTCATTCTGTCAGTGACTGGATATTGAATCTTGCTTTATGGATGAAAGACTGTCGGTCGATCGGACTGCCTTATCATATTCATGCCGGCTTATACTATCTGTTACTTCAGGAAAGCCAGCCGGCTCGTAATGAAGATAAACTCGGCATCAGTGTACTGGAAAGACTGGAAACCATTCTGTTACCGCTAATTGAGCAAGGAAAGCGCGTCGTATTGACCGGTCATTCGTCCGGCGGTTCAATGGCATGTGTCGTTGCAGACTATCTCGAACGCAGAGCCCCCAAAAGTATTAAACGTGTGGTCACTTTTGGCCAGCCCGCTGTCGGCAACTGGCACTTCTACAGGCGATATACCCTAAAGCATAAAACTTATCGTATCTGCTGCGACATCGATATTGTGACCTTTCTACCGCCACTCCCGTTCATCTACTGGCACGTCGGTAAATTGCTCTGGCTCTATAACGGGCGAATTTACGAAAATACACCGACCTTAATTCGACTCGGTCGTTCACTGCTCAGTTGGTTGATCCGTCCGTTTTCTTATCATTTGATGAGTAAGTATATCCGCAATAAAGATTTTTTTGACGAACGCTGAATATGTTCGCATGACATCACTGAAAGGACAGACGGATAAGGTTGTGCAGGGAGATATGAAATAGACTGGAGATATAAAAAAAGACGCCATAAGCGTCTTTTTTTATCAGGATATGGAGGCGCGTCCCGGAGTCGAACCGAGGTCCACGGATTTGCAATCCGCTGCATAGCCACTCTGCCAACGCGCCAAATGATTTCGTTCTCAATCAATGTAGATGGTGCCCCGGGCCGGACTTGAACCGGCACAGCGCGAACGCCGAGGGATTTTAAATCCCTTGTGTCTACCAATTCCACCACCAGGGCAACGCTATCAAGCGATGGTAACACCACCTCTCATCGGCATGAACCGTGAGAACGAGGCATACTTTATCGGATTAAAATTCGAGGTCAACAAAAATTTCTCTATTATCAATCAAATGGCTAATAAACATGCGCATCCGTACAGACAACATACAATCAGGATAAAAACCAGCCATGAACTGATTGACTCTAGGTGTATAGCTGGCAACAGCGCTTGGTTTGAATGGTCAGTGCTCAGATCACCGCCTTTTCATATTTTTATGTCATGTCACATGATTTTTGAATCTATCGGATTGTTCATAAACTGATTCCCCTTCGATATTCAACAGATTATCATGACCTATCGTGAACGTTCGGCCACTCGGCTTACCCAAAAAGCAAAATCAGAGAAGGGGAATTTAGATGAGCGACAAACAATATGTACCGCCAAAAGTCTGGAAGAATGAGCCAAGTTCAGGCAATCAATGGGCGAATATTAATCGTCCGGAAGCTGGCGCAAGATTTGACAGAGAGCTGCCTGTTGGGGAGCATCCGTTTCAACTTTATTCACTCGGGACACCCAACGGCCAAAAAGTGACAATCTTGTTTGAAGAACTTTTAGCATTGGGAATCAAAGACGCTGAATACGACGCTCATCTCATTAATATTGGAGATTCTGATCAATTTTCATCAGGATTTGTTGCGGTAAATCCCAACTCAAAAATTCCTGCTTTAGTTGATCAATCTGGAGATGCACCGATCAACGTGTTTGAATCGGCGTCAATTCTGGTTCATTTGGCTGAAAAGTTTGGCCATTTCTTACCGGCCAGTGGCCCGGCAAGAACCCAAACCTTTAACTGGTTGTTCTGGGCGCAGGGCTCAGCACCATTTTTAGGCGGTGGTTTTGGTCATTTCTACGCTTATGCCGATGAAAAGCAAGAATACCCGATTAACCGTTTCGCAATGGAAGTGAAACGTCAGCTAGATGTGTTAGATAAGCAACTCGCCAAGAACAGCTACGTGGCAGGTGAAGCATATACAATTGCGGATATGGCCATCTGGCCTTGGTATGGCAACCTTGTCCTTGGTCGGGCATACGACGCCGCTGAGTTTTTACAGGTTCATACCTACGAGCATGTTGTCCGTTGGGCAAAACAGATTGAAGCGCGTGAACCCGTACAACGAGGTCGCATCGTCAATCGTACGATGGGTGAAGCATGGGAACAGGTCGCAGAAAGACACAGCGCTGAAGATATCGACAAAGCACTTAAACTAAAACCATAAAAACGATGTTAACAAGCGCACCCTTACAAGTGCGCTTGTTAAAAAATCTGATGCAGAGTCTGAGCCTCTCCTCCCCCGTAAAACCGCCCTTCTGGTCAAACCATTCCTAGTTTCCACCGTTCTCTTGACAAATAGATTGCTTTTATCCAATGAGGCATTAGAATCCGCGTCGTTTTGATGCTGTCAGACAACCAACATCGACAGCTTATTCCTCATCTATTGTTAAAGGTAAGTATTCATGTCAATGAAATTAGCCAACCCTGCCCCTCTCGGTTTAATGGGGTTTGGGATGACCACTGTATTGCTCAATATCCACAATGCCGGTTTTTTTCCTCTCGATTCAATGATTCTCGCCATGGGGATATTTTACGGCGGTCTCAGTCAAGTGATTGTCGGCATCATGTGTTTTAAACGCGGCGATACATTCGGTACCACCGCTTTCACATCTTATGGCTTATTCTGGTTAACCTTGGTTGGCCTGATAGTGATGCCGAAGATGGGCCTGCCGGCCAGTCCTGCTCATTTTATGGGATGCTATCTCGCATTATGGGGAATCTTCACCGGATTTATGTTTATTGGCTCGTTATGCTATCCAGTCGCCAAGCAAGTGGTATTCGGCTCTCTGACCGTTCTGTTTGCACTGCTGGCAATCCGCGATTTCTCAGGGAATGAAACCATTGGGATCATCGCCGGTTTTGAAGGTATCTTCTGTGGTGCAAGCGCCATCTACTTTGCGATGGCACAAGTGCTGAACCATGAATATGGTCGCGTTATTTTACCCGTCGGTGATAAGCGCAAAGTCAGTGTTCAACCCGCCGTTGCTTAAGATGATGTAAACCTCTTTTCTGCAGAATAACGGTAAAAGACTCACCATCAATATCAGCCTGTTTCAACAGGCTGATCCTAATTATAATGCCCCTTCATCTTAATGTTCAGAACGACTGAGTGAGAAGAGTTAGTTGTGTGAAGAACGAATCGTTCATCTCAATACAAATAAACTGCAACACAATATTCAATGTCACAAAATGTCACATGTATGAAGAATTTATGAAGTAAAATATTATCAGAAACATGCTTTTGAACCCTCATACAGACTGTGATATTCTCGATGAGCGTTTTTTTTGTATGTGTTAATCCCTTTACTTAAATTATCTATAAAGCAATCAATTACACTTTATCTATATATCGGGTCAATAAATAAAAACAACTTTGTTAGGTGATCAGGAGCTTTCATGTCAAACTCATGTTTAAAAAAGGTTTTATGCATTATCCCAGCGTCATGCTTAATTGCTTTTCCGGGATATTCTGCCGCAGAAGATGGACTTTCACTCGGCCTTGGTGTCGCATATTCAAAATCAGTATATAAAGATTATGATGAAAACGTCGTTCCGCTACCGCTAGTCAACTACGATAACAATGTTTTCTTTGTTCATGGTCTGTCAGCCGGGGCTTATTTATATCAGGATGAATGGAATGTGGTACAAGCCTCTGTTTCTTACTATGCTCAGTCATTCGATCCTGATGATGCCAACAACAGTCAAATGAAGTTGTTGGATAAAAGAGACGGCACGGCGATGGGCTCAATTGCTTATACCTATCGTTCACCGTTCGGAAATATCACTTCCTCTCTTGCAATTGATATTCTTGATGAAACCGACGGCGGCATGCTTGCTTCTGCACAATATAATTATCCAATACCGTTCACCCAACAATTAGTCGTTATTCCTGAAGCGGGTATCACATATACTAATAGTGACTTAAATCAGCATTATTATGGCGTGAGTGCGAGCGAATCGGCACGGAGTGGATTAACAGCTTATAATCCCGGCAGTGCTATAACGCCTTATTTCGGGGTAACATTAAAATATAGTGTCTCTGATACGTTAGGCGCATTTATTTCCAGCCGCTATCAGATGCAACCAGACGAAGTTCAAGATAGTCCGATGGTCGCCTCTAGCCACTCGGTTCTAACGACAGCCGGTATTTCTTATCAGTTTTAATGACATCAAAAATAACAGAGAGCCAATCGGCTCTCTGTTTATTTTTAAATTGAATTATCGAACCGACGAACGACTTTTTATTAATCGCCCGAGGATACCGGGATAATAACGCCAGCTATAATCAAATATTTCCATTAATTGTGGGTTCCCGTAACGAGACAGGCTAATGGCATGAAAACGGTTATGCTGCGCTTTCAGTGTATTGATCGCTTCATTTAATTCTTGCGAAGGCTTGGGAGCCATAAAATCAGATATAACCACTAAATCCGCATTTTTATACCGATCAGTGTGCATCATTTGAATCGATTCCGATAATGCCAGTTCCAGATCTGTTCCGCCTTTAAAGGTATAACTTAGAAAATCACAGACTTCTCTTAACCCATCTTGCTTAGTTAATTGATAGGTAATGATCTGTGTTGAGAAAATAACAACGTAGCAGTCGCGGTTATCTGCCAGAGCAATCTGCATTAAAGCGTAGGCAACCGCTTTGGCACACTGCTCCGGAAACCCATTCATAGAACCGGATGCATCAATACAGACCACAAAAGGTCCTTTTTCAATATCCACCTGCGCATTGGCTGGTTTTGACGTGGTCACTTTAGATAAGGTCCGTGATTTACCCTGCATGCGATAGTTCAACAGCCGTTTATCAATTAAATGCTTATAAAAAATGACTTCGAGCTCAGGATGTGCCAGAAACAACATCTCATTTGGAAGAATTTTATTCAGGTCATCACTCTGGTGCACTCCGACAATATCATCTGTCGCCTGATCGGACTGCTCTTCAACCAACTGTGGTGTTTCAACACTGGCCTGTTGAAGGTCGGGATCATCCACCTCACTGGCCATACGACCGAGACTTTCAGCAATTTGTTGAATTTCCTTATGCTTTTTAAGAAATTCGGCATGTTTTTTCATCACCGTCAGGTCAACTTTACTGAGTTTGGCCGCAGCCATATTCCACAGACGGTGGATACTTTGCACATCGTCGGTATCCGCGACTTGATCCATTGAACGCAGAGTTTCAATCCGCTGATATAAGTCGTCCAATACCTTATCTTTATTGGCTTCCAGCTCCATCACTTGCGCTTGTTTGAGCGCATTGGATAAACTGTTATACCATTGATCGCAAAAGTAACGCGGGAACATTGGATTACTGAAATTTTTCTTTTGCTCACATAACTGACGGGCAGTTGTATAAAATGCAGAATGCCATTCTAGTCGTTGTAACACTTCCGGGATTTTCTGAAAAAATGTCTTTTCATCCCAATGAATCACTTCCTGATATAACGCCAGCTCCTGCTGAAATCGATCCGTTTCACAAACATTGGTCATTCTCTTCTTCACCTGACCACGCCACTTGAGCAAATGATTCTGGACCGAAGTGTTCACCCCCCGGTTTTCAACGGCGATCAGCAATTGAATGTTGTCCATCAGTTCATTCACCGC
This window harbors:
- a CDS encoding lipase family protein — translated: MKPLKRYQYEHYAVLCRLAYPRIFRHTRYGFDPNGQRIIRDRYGKTMIRVLWSRKKDEVVVVFKGSHSVSDWILNLALWMKDCRSIGLPYHIHAGLYYLLLQESQPARNEDKLGISVLERLETILLPLIEQGKRVVLTGHSSGGSMACVVADYLERRAPKSIKRVVTFGQPAVGNWHFYRRYTLKHKTYRICCDIDIVTFLPPLPFIYWHVGKLLWLYNGRIYENTPTLIRLGRSLLSWLIRPFSYHLMSKYIRNKDFFDER
- the yghU gene encoding glutathione-dependent disulfide-bond oxidoreductase, yielding MSDKQYVPPKVWKNEPSSGNQWANINRPEAGARFDRELPVGEHPFQLYSLGTPNGQKVTILFEELLALGIKDAEYDAHLINIGDSDQFSSGFVAVNPNSKIPALVDQSGDAPINVFESASILVHLAEKFGHFLPASGPARTQTFNWLFWAQGSAPFLGGGFGHFYAYADEKQEYPINRFAMEVKRQLDVLDKQLAKNSYVAGEAYTIADMAIWPWYGNLVLGRAYDAAEFLQVHTYEHVVRWAKQIEAREPVQRGRIVNRTMGEAWEQVAERHSAEDIDKALKLKP
- a CDS encoding acetate uptake transporter, producing MSMKLANPAPLGLMGFGMTTVLLNIHNAGFFPLDSMILAMGIFYGGLSQVIVGIMCFKRGDTFGTTAFTSYGLFWLTLVGLIVMPKMGLPASPAHFMGCYLALWGIFTGFMFIGSLCYPVAKQVVFGSLTVLFALLAIRDFSGNETIGIIAGFEGIFCGASAIYFAMAQVLNHEYGRVILPVGDKRKVSVQPAVA
- a CDS encoding MipA/OmpV family protein, yielding MSNSCLKKVLCIIPASCLIAFPGYSAAEDGLSLGLGVAYSKSVYKDYDENVVPLPLVNYDNNVFFVHGLSAGAYLYQDEWNVVQASVSYYAQSFDPDDANNSQMKLLDKRDGTAMGSIAYTYRSPFGNITSSLAIDILDETDGGMLASAQYNYPIPFTQQLVVIPEAGITYTNSDLNQHYYGVSASESARSGLTAYNPGSAITPYFGVTLKYSVSDTLGAFISSRYQMQPDEVQDSPMVASSHSVLTTAGISYQF
- the viaA gene encoding ATPase RavA stimulator ViaA, whose translation is MLGVDGLNLAMMIADSGLIDTAVNELMDNIQLLIAVENRGVNTSVQNHLLKWRGQVKKRMTNVCETDRFQQELALYQEVIHWDEKTFFQKIPEVLQRLEWHSAFYTTARQLCEQKKNFSNPMFPRYFCDQWYNSLSNALKQAQVMELEANKDKVLDDLYQRIETLRSMDQVADTDDVQSIHRLWNMAAAKLSKVDLTVMKKHAEFLKKHKEIQQIAESLGRMASEVDDPDLQQASVETPQLVEEQSDQATDDIVGVHQSDDLNKILPNEMLFLAHPELEVIFYKHLIDKRLLNYRMQGKSRTLSKVTTSKPANAQVDIEKGPFVVCIDASGSMNGFPEQCAKAVAYALMQIALADNRDCYVVIFSTQIITYQLTKQDGLREVCDFLSYTFKGGTDLELALSESIQMMHTDRYKNADLVVISDFMAPKPSQELNEAINTLKAQHNRFHAISLSRYGNPQLMEIFDYSWRYYPGILGRLIKSRSSVR